One Misgurnus anguillicaudatus chromosome 19, ASM2758022v2, whole genome shotgun sequence genomic region harbors:
- the LOC141351012 gene encoding eukaryotic translation initiation factor 3 subunit G, with amino-acid sequence MPSIEYDDSKPSWADQVEEEGDEGSLPSPKETVKGNIKTVTEYKIDEDGKKYKIIRTFKIETRKASKAVARRKNWKKFGNSEFDQPGPNVATTTVSDDVFMTFISNKEDLNAQDQDEDPMNKLKGQKIVSCRICKGDHWTTRCPYKDTLGPMQKELAEQLGLSTGEKDKTAEPEPAQPVQSKTGKYVPPSLRDGGTRRGESMQPNRRADDNATIRVTNLSEDTRETDLQELFRPFGSISRIYLAKDKNTGQSKGFAFISFHRREDAARAIAGVSGFGYDHLILNVEWAKPSNN; translated from the exons ATGCCATCCATCGAATACGACGA CTCAAAGCCCAGCTGGGCCGATCAGGTGGAGGAGGAAGGAGATGAAG GATCACTCCCTTCACCTAAAGAGACTGTCAAAGGCAACATTAAGACCGTCACTGAATACAAGATTGATGAAGATGGCAAGAAGTACAAA ATTATCAGAACTTTCAAGATTGAGACACGCAAGGCCTCCAAAGCTGTTGCCAGGAGAAAG AACTGGAAGAAATTTGGCAACTCAGAATTTGACCAACCAGGTCCTAATGTTGCCACGACAACAGTGAGTGATGATGTCTTCATGACCTTCATCTCTAACAAAGAG GACTTGAATGCTCAAGACCAGGATGAGGATCCCATGAACAAGCTGAAAGGACAGAAGATCGTGTCCTGTCGTATCTGTAAAGGGGATCACTGGACCACCCGCTGTCCGTACAAGGACACGCTTGGTCCTATGCAGAAGGAACTGGCAGAGCAGTTGGGCTTGTCCACAGGAGAGAAAGACAAAACAGCAG AGCCTGAGCCCGCTCAGCCCGTCCAGAGCAAGACCGGGAAGTACGTTCCCCCCAGCCTGCGGGACGGAGGCACGCGGAGAGGAGAGTCCATGCAGCCTAACCGCAGAG CTGATGATAATGCTACAATCCGTGTGACCAACCTGTCCGAGGACACCAGGGAAACAGATCTGCAGGAGCTTTTCAGGCCTTTTGGTTCCATCTCTAGGATCTATCTGGCTAAGGATAAGAACACAGGCCAGTCTAAG GGCTTTGCTTTCATCAGCTTCCACCGACGTGAGGACGCCGCAAGAGCCATCGCCGGTGTGTCCGGCTTCGGATACGATCATCTTATTCTCAACGTCGAATGGGCCAA ACCCTCCAACAACTGA